The Branchiostoma lanceolatum isolate klBraLanc5 chromosome 1, klBraLanc5.hap2, whole genome shotgun sequence genomic sequence TGGTGTTGTAAGAGCTCCGCAATATAGGAGAGGCAATTCTGGTCAGGTACGGACATGACCTTCAGCCTTTCTTAGGTTGAACTTGAACCTCAGGTGGTGTGAAGTATGGCATTACGATGCAGGAGGGCCTTTCCCTTCTGTGGTCACACCCACTTCCCAACCTTGAGACAAACCACCGCCATTTGCACATTCTTTATTCATGACCCTCAGGGACTCCACAATGTGTTTTATGAATAATTGAATCACTGTTGGAAGCTATCGTTCCTTTCTGCGAGTGATGTGCATTGTCTGGGTGCGTACTGGGTGTCGTGGACTTAAAAAATCAATGGCGAGGCGATCACCATTTTTGCGCTGTGTGAGACCAGTTGAAAGGTGTAGATGCTAGCCCATGATACCATGTCATCAACACCGGTGGAGGAGAAGCTAGAGGAGCTCTGGagttctccaagtagaggtagGATAAGCTGAAGCCTTGTAAAATCAGCTTGTGTAAATGGATTAGCATTGGATGTGCTAGAGACAGGAGGAAATGATCATGTCTAAGGTTAATCTACAGTGGATGGATAATTGACGTTATTGTACACCTAAGACCCGTAAAGCTGGCTAATGGTATCAGAAAGAAGGATTATCATTCAACAGTTGGTGTTTCCATGCTTTCTTCAAAAATCCACAGTAATCCTCCCAGTGGAATAGGGTTTGTGGATAAGTGGTTAAATGTCTACCTTGTCCCCCAATGGTCAGAACAGGTTTTAGggacaaggtacaaaatgtaggtaggtaggtttgGAATGAAAGATGTTGTTTTCCGGCATGGACGTCTCCTAATCCTGCATGTAACATGTTACAGATTCAATGTCATgaaagatgtaacgttaattcAGCTTAAGTAGGAATTAGGACATTTGCTCATCATGAATTATTGGTAGTATCACATTTTAACAGCTTATAAGCTTACAAATTACATAGAGTTGGTACTGTATAAAGAACTGACAATATTCTGTATGCAGCAATCCTGATGGAATTCTTAAGTGTAGATGACTTAATTGAGAGAACAAGGAAATTGTTTTGAATGATAAGAGGAATTACCACTAGATCAACATTGGAAAGGAAATGAAGTATTCTTTTCCGGTACTGTCTGTCAATGAGTAAGCTGCTCAGTGATGTGGTAAATCTTGTTTGTTAAATAGAAATCAGTTTCAACCTTACATATCAAAATCACAAGTCTTAAGTCTGAATCATGTCTGTACCGTTGTGTCTACCAATAGATATTTGCTACATCTGTTGAGTCATTCCTTCCATGGAAGGAATAGTGTTAAAAGCGAGCTCTACATTCAGAAATAATGGTTGTATGAACCTAAGAGATAAGCACGAGTATTACAGAATGTCGGTATCAACACCTCTTCATCCCTCCAAGCCGTCTCTCCTGCAGGCTGTTTTGGATGGTCGATATATCGAGGAACTGAGGGACTAACATTTGTCCCCAAAGATGGCTACAAACTACGCAGTCTTGCTCAATTAGTTCACATTTATTTACTGTTGGCCCAGAAAAGCCAGTTCCATTGTCCAGCATTGTTTCCAAGCATCCAAGACAAATGAAAGCGGACAGGTCGGACGTTAAACAGCTCACAAACAGTGACAAGCACACTGGCGGATGAGGCATTAGCAGGGGGTTGAGGGAAAAGGGAGGGACAGCTGAAAAGACGGCCTATCAGGGATGGCAGGCCAACCTTCTCGCTCCATCATGCCTGACAGCCGGGATTAGATTTCTATCGACCTTTGCTAAAATGAGTGGAAAATGTTGGATTATTGACGACCTGTAGCCTGACGCAGGATTGCAGGCATCAATGATCAGTATGTCATGGGGACTCTGTTGACTAACAGTGggaacagctacatgtacagttgacattATGAGTCCCTCGACATCTCATATGTTATTGTCAGTGGATGCTTGTTAGCATGTTGAATATCTGGTGATtcagaagtacaatgtattaaagCATTGCAtttcaagttttctttataCTAACTTGCCAggggctttttttttcttctggggTTTTCCTACTTGAAGAAGTGTCAATTACTTATAATCTTTTTTCAACATAGTAATCCCATGATTTATAAATCAGCTACCTCAGCAGTACCTGGTAGCTTTAACAGATGACAAAAGTGAGGATTTGATTTGTTGTAAACAGGAAAACGATACCTCTTATCTCACATTTACATGCATCTGATCTCAACTTTACCATTAATTGGGCTTGATTAAGTGGCAAATTAGTGGGGTGTACTTAAGTGTATGGGTTAATCACTAAATTGCCTCACAGCTGCAGTCTCTTCAGAGAATACTAACTGTCTCTAATTTGTCAAACCACTTGAAGAGCACTATTCTGTATTACTGTACACGGCAAGTTAGGCATTTCAAAGTAAATAGTGAGTGGCTTACCATCGGCAATTGAAATTCTTGCTGTGGCTACAAACATCTAAGGCTGTAAAGAGCATACAATATTCAGCCGGAGCATTGTCATATACAAGTAGCTATGTAACATTTCTCTTAAAATTTTTCTTTCCCTGTAAAATGAAGCAACCAAAATACACTTAACTATAATAGATGTACGTACAAATTCAGAAATATGCACAACAAAGCTATTCTATTGCAATTTATTCACCACTGTTACAAATGTACCTCTCCTGGGGGACATGCATTAATGTGATGATTGCTACAAGACTTGTTTTCTGTCTGTAACAGTTTGGAAATCAACAATCCCAGGATTCCCCTGATGATGCAAACTGAGCTAAAACATATCCCGTTAAGTAGTGACGAGTCCCTTGAGTTTACCACAAAGATTCTTGGAATTGATGTAGACGCACGCACAAAGCCTTTAATGTGCTTGTCATCCTCCCGAAACAATTTGGAAGCGGCATTAGGACCATCTTCTCAGCATTGTAAGCCTTTTTACAAACAAAAGGGTTATAAATTCACACAAAGACATAAAAGCATTCTTGATCCAGAATTCCAGATATAATCTTGGCATTATTCAAGAGGGAATTGCAGCGTGAGTGTCAAGAGTTATGCTAGAAAGTGTCCATAAATCAAGCTATTTTAGACTCTGCATTCTTTGATGTGGCTTTGGCAGTGTCAGATGTTATAGTGGTCAGAGAGCCTCTAGAGATGATTCTATAATGGTTTCACTAGAAGTACACCTGTTGGTTATTTGTTTAACTGTTTTATGAATATTATGTGGGTATTTCCTTTTCCTCTTACACAATTTGTCAGCTATAAAATGAGAACATtgatctttgttgttgttatcataAAGGTTTGGTACAATTGCTGTCATGACTTATTTCTGAAGTTACTTTTCGTTTCAACTCATTTGACTCTGTGTGTACCCAATAAGCCATTGATTGGATTGAGTATGGAGCCTGGCTATCAAATCCTTTTTTTAATTCTTGAAACTGCAATGACTGTTCATGACTTATATAAAAAGAGTATACTAACAAGTAATTCTGTTCTTGTCGGTAGGGAGACCCCAGCCAGTTGGAGACCAGATCAAACCGGCTCTGACCGGCTCCAGGGAGAGAGTTCAGGATGTTGGGAGGAGTCCGGGGAGGGGTCGGGACAGGACAGCACAGCATTCCCCCAGGAGGGATGGAAAAACTGACCCCCATTCTCAGAACCACCTGGCTCCAGAAGAGAGTCACACAAACTTCTATCGCAAGATAGCAGAGATCGACAATGGGCCGGCGTTACCGGCGCGTAGCTCTGCGTCCCTTCCCAGAGACACCATGATGTCTCGCACCAGCCCACGGGTGTCCAGCGACTCCGGGCGCTCTTCGCCACTTCTTGTTGGAAGCAATAGAAACCCCTCAAAACCAGTTCCGCTAAACCGGCGCATCCAACCATCCAGAAAACAAATGTCCCTGGACGACGAACTGCACCTCGTCTGCgcagaggaggagaagaaaacCAGCCGGTACCATGATGTTGCCTTCCCTAAAAAGTCAGACACAGAACTCTTGGATGAGCTAGTGAGTGCTGGGGACTACAGCACGAGTGAGTCTCTGGTCAGGAGGTATAGTTCTGACAGCACAGCTAGCTACTCCAGTGGACCAAGCTCCCCCCAGATGTCAGTAAGGTAAGCCACATATTCAGCGACTGTTCATACGTCTGTATTCTTTCTGTCACACAGGTTGTGGTGATAAAGGTTGTTACACATTTTCACCACAGTCactatccttggtactgaaaatctTGTTAGTGCACCCAAGAATTTAAtcagttcatttttttttagatgGACTTTACACTATATCTACTGCTTAAGAATAACACTGGGATAGACAACTGTCTTAAGGTAATCTTCTAACTCTTTTTCATGCACCACCTGTTTCCTTTATCAAGGATACCATCAGGAGACATATCTGAACGGCGAGGCGTCTAGCCTACATGCCAGAGTTAACGTGCCTTTGTGCAATTTTCAGCTTGTGATCATTCCATTTCCAGATGTGCCAGTAGATGTCTCAATCTCCTTTGCAAAGTGGAAGCTCTGCTATCTGCATTTGGTGTTAAGTGATGAAAAATCCCCGCTTAGTTATCAAAGGTGCTATCTCGGATTGCTTCTCACATTTGCACTTCTCATATTGGATTACTTCTCAAATTGCCCGTGCAAAGTGCAATTTTTGCTTTATATTTCACCATCAGCCTAAAAGGTCTGGATCACCACCGAAAATTGGCGGCTGGCTTTACAGATGAAGTAAACTTGTGTGATCCATCCTGCGCACATTACGTCGATTTGGTGCAAATGTCAGAGCCATCGTGTCAATACTTCCCATGTCAGCGTCCCCACTTGTCTGTTCTGGTCACTACTGGCTCGTCTCACACTTGTTTGATTATTGGTTTTTCCATCAAAGTTGTTTGCCCAAGGGCACCATCATCAATATTTCCTCCACATCAGCATCACAAGTGGCCGATAGACAGGAGCGTGCAGACTGCGATAGCTCCGTGGAAGGGCCGTGAATTCACGAGGAATCAATCTTGTCATAGCTTAATGATCCCCAACGTGCCAACAAGATAAAGAAGGGGCTGATAGCAAAAGCATCTAACTGGATTGATTACAAACAATATATGACAATGCTAGTAATTTTTTGTGTAATCAATGTGGTTGAGTGTCAACTAACATGACGTTCTTGCCCCCTGGTCTTGTGTCTGGCAGCCTATCATTGCTGGAAGTTCTAGATCAAATGTAAGTGCCCACTGCATCCCTGCCTGCCGGGAAAGATGGCACATTCCTATGTTTCTGTTTGCTGGCATGTCTAAAAATGTATCGTTGATTCTATCGGCAGAGCTTGGCTAAATGCCCAAGAAGCTGGTCCAGTCCACACCACGTGAGCATGAGCACCACTAGATTTCCTGTAGCTTTGGTGTGGTGTGGTGGGGCTGCTAGTGGTCATATGTTTTATTTACTTTGTTGTAATGCATAACAGGTTTGTTTTATGAAGCAGCAGGTGCTTGGTAATGCATAAGATGGTTGATGTACTTGCATTAAGCATGCTGTGGGTAACACCAATGGCTGTGTCATACTTATGGAGAGATATGATGGCTGAGCATTAAGTTTTACTAAtggttgtgtgtgtatgtgcattcTACTGGTCTTTTCTCCATTTTGATACATAGTGTCCTatagttttgtttgtgttgtcatAAGACCCATCTCATATGGTTATTTAGGCGAGAGTAATATGTGTGGTATTAAGGTGCTTTTGAATTAATTGCATGTACGTGGAGGGATTGTAATTGCACTATTCTGCACAATTTCCGTTTCAATTGATTATCTACGTGATTTGGAGATAGAAAAAGTTGCTTGTGCCAAAAAAATAAAGCTACAACCAACAGTTTGAATTATATGTAGAACTCCCAACACCACCATAAAGTCACTTccaagaaaaggaaagaaatgacTCCATTGATTGTCTCTGTGATATTAtggtatattctgtatatttgtattaaacctttttttcactCTTTGTATTTTGCACTGACCAACTGTCCCTGACTTGCAGCACTGATGTGCCCACCCCCACCACCGCCTCGGAGACAAACAGCCTGCAGAACTTCGAGGACGTCCCCGACAACAGACCCTCCAACTGGAACGGCAGCACCAACAGGGACGACCTCCCGCTGGATCCCGCGAGGGGCGAGTACATCGATGACGGCAGGTCCAGTACCGGCCACGGTCACGTCCAACACCACAAAGGTTCACTTGTTGTGCTTCTGTTTCTACTGTCTACAAAACTGACTCATAAGGGTGGTAACATCATAACATAGGTCCTTTCCACTGATACTAACAACCAAGGTTTGCTGTGTACTAACTCTCATCTGTCCCCATTCACAGTAAACAGGGAACGTAATGCACCTGGTCTCAATGTGAAACAAACCCTGCCTGGAATTATCTATTTTGGTGTTTGTTATGGGCAGGGTTGCTGGTTTAAGGAAACAGTAAGAAGTGTTTATTTCAGCAGCAAACAGGTCgtatttctttttcagtttcTTTGATGGGATCATGGTGAACTATTCTAAGATCACATGCACATTGCAGGTCTATTGCACTGATTGCACTTTGCACCAAAAATTCACATATCAACAGAGATTAGAATACTTTTGGATGGTTTGTGCCCAAATCATTTTGTAAATGTAATGCTGAATAACCCAATTCTACCTGTGAAGAGGGCTCTTACATTTTTTTGAGTTTGATGATATGATGTTCATATACTAACCAAAGGAATGGTTTTGACATTCTATGCCAGGTGTGGTGTGATTTTTTCATGTTCCATTGTGGTTTAATCAGCTGTCCTGGTTTATTCTCCTCTGAGACTAAACTGTTTTGCCGGTTGGTGTTGTTGTGGCCTGTCTgacatatattgtatttgttgtGTGATCTCTCCCACCAGAGGGCAGTTCTACCTCGTCCGATAATTCAGAAACAGACGTAGAACAAGAGTTATCCGAGTTGCTGTCAGAGGGACAGTTACTAACACCCTCCTTGACTGCCTACCCTTTCGGTGGGGCTTACTCTGATCCCAAGTCTATCTCCCCTGTACACAGTCTTGATAATACAGTTACTGCCCAGTCTTTCGACCCTGTACACTTTCAGTCTCTTGATGACCAATCTAAGGCTGGTGGCTTGTCTTTGATGCCTGTAAGCCAAGATAAAGTGAAGCATAAGCGTAAAGGTGTGGCATCTCTGCCTTCTACTAATGTTGAGGAAAGTTCTTTGGGTGGTGGTAGACGGTCTCCATCGCTAAGCACCCCAATCCCCTCTAGATCTGGCCGGTATCCTCGTCTTCAAGACATGCGCTCCAAAATCCTGCCGGAAAGGCTGCCTGGTGCCTACGAAAAACCACCCCCTTCACCACGGATTAATCTTCAGTTCGGTCTGCAAAAACTAGAAGAGCAAAAAGACATGGAACTGAAGAAAAAGGCATCTGAGAGACATAGCTCTGCAGAATCTGCTGGCTCCAACCAAAGTAACCTGGAAGTTGATGTTCCAAACATACCAGAAGGGGAAGGGGCCATCGTGTATCCAACAGTTAAGTCATCCAACCTGCTGGTTACACCCAAGATCAGGTTTTCATCTTCTAAAAGTAAAAGTACTGAGAATATTGGCCAACAAGACAAAGAGGAGACAGACAATGTAAATGTGATGCGACCTGTAGTATCAAGCCCTGATGTCACCACACTGGGCCTGAACAACAATGACAAAGTTGATCAAAGTGTTGTTGAACGACCAGAGAACCCTATCAGCAATgctgagagagaaagagaagagGAGCTGGAAAATATTCCAGACAGGGGAAGAATTCCTGCTAAGAGGGAATACTACTCTCTGGTGTTTGACCAAGACGAGTCAAAAGGTGCAGCTAATGCAGCAGGGACATCAAGAGATATCTGGGCCGATGTTCCCAGGGGTTCTGTGTCGGATGCAAGCTTGAGTACAATCCAGGAAGAGAGCGAGTTTGAAGATCCGTACGCTGCCTCATGCAGCAGCCTAGACCTTCCTCAGGGTGAGGTCTTTGCAGATGAATCGAAAGAAGAGGTGCGGCGTAAACCATATGGTGCAAGGTTTGGATTCAGAACTATTGTTGAACCAGATCCATGGATGGATACAGTGCCAAGGAGCAGAGATTCTGGTCAAACACCAGGAGGTATCAGACCTAACATGTCAACAAATAGAGAATGCCGCCAAAACGCCATCTCAGCTACAGTTGATGAGCCTACCTTCTCAAAGACAGTGTTTCGGCCTTTGTACTGCGAACCTCCTTCAGATGTCATGGAGAAAACAAACTCAAGTGCAAAGAAACTTTCATCTATAAATCTGACCACAGAAAGTCAATCTGCTATTGAGACCTCAACAGGCTCAACTGATGAATCTTTTGAAGTGTTGTCCCCTAAAGAAATGTCATCATCAAGAATCAAGTGTGCAGACGAAgatttcaatgataacattgCTGATGAAgatttcaatgataacattgCTGATGAAgatttcaatgataacattgCTGATGAAgatttcaatgataacattgCAGACAAGACTAATTTTGAAGGAAAGACTGATTACATCCAAAAGTTACCTTGTGATTCTGAAAATGTTGCAGAGTTAGTTGAAGAGGTAAATGAAACAAGATTAAGACATCACAAGGAAACTGATCCATGTAGCCTCAGTGAAGTACACCTAGCTGATCATGATCTCAGAGATGACCTGGAAACCAACACTGATCCAGAAACTAGCACTGTAGTAAACAAGATCGAAACTCCACACATTGAGATGGAAACATCTCAAGAACAACCTGAAAATACACCTGTGAAAGAAGAAACCTTGTGTCATCTCAGGGAAGACACACCAGTAGATATGAATGCTGCACAAGGAGGTCATCAGAAGACTCTTGCAGATTGTGATGCGTCAGATTCGTACATTATGACAGAACCAATTGAATTCCACTCTGACACACTGATGGAAGAAGAACTATCTGGTAGTCTAGTTGTTGCTGAGAAGGGAAGTGAAAGTTCTTACTGTGCAAATAAAGTGACGGCTCCATCACTTGATGCAACTGAAGATGTTGCTGAGCAAATAGAGCCAGAATCTGATGGCAATAAAACCCTTTCTGTTGAATCTCATGATGCCTCTCTGATGGTGGATGTATCAGCCACTGATGAACTCACGTGGACAATCAAAAGAAGACCATGCTCTTTGAATGAAGGCTTCTTGGTTGGAGACAACACTTTTGTCGAACTAAGAGAGGAGATGAATAGTGATGACCATGTTAAAGAAGGTCTGACCCACTCTAGTTTTGTAGAACCACATGGTGAGCAGGCTGCTGAAGTAGAGCTACCTCATAACAAAGTTCCACTTACAAGTGAAGCAACGCTGTTGACTGTGAAGGAAGCAGAAGTTTTCTCTCCTGAACCAGATGTTAACACTCTTCAGCAGGTGCTCCACGAAGATGATACAGAAGTTGATGTAGATGAATCCCTTATGCATAGTGTGCCACATGAGGTGCACACTCCTGCAGTGTTTGTACACACAATGACTGGCAATGATGGTTTGGACTTAAATGAAGAAAACCTGTGCTCTGTAGAAGAGGCAGTGGAATCTGGATGTATCCCTTTAAAGGAGATGGAAAAGAAATCTGACCTAAACTCTGATGTTGAAGAGGGTCACAGAGAAAGTCAGCCTTGTGAACTGTGCAGTACAACACTATTAGCAGAAGACATTGTAGACAAAAGTGAATCAGATGCAGATGTTGACATCAGTGCTTACCAAGTAGTGGTGGAGGAACGTGATTTAGAAAGCAGCACTGGGAGTGTCTATGTCAGCACTGAGAGTTACTTTGTTCAGACTCCATCCTATGAAACTGCACCTGAAGAATCTGTATACTATGATCAGGTGGCAGAACCGGCAGTGACCGTTGTTACCATAGCAGACACCATTGCTGATGAGAAAGACAATTGCACTGACAATACACcacaaacagaaaaaagaagTTGCCCAGTTCCTCGGCCAGATAGCCCAGTGGTATGTGTAGAAACCATTTTTCCATCCAGAAAGAGGCAGCCAGCCAAATCAGAAAGTGATCCAGAAAAGAAGAAACGGTTTTCCTTCTCTAATCTCAGGCATTCCTTCAAACGGTCAGGAAGGGATACCGGCAGCCATGCTTCTCCAAACCTTCTCTCCAAACACAAACGGTCCACTTCTGCTCCCTCTACTCTCCCTCTCATGCCTCCCGCTCCCCTAGACCTCTCTGACGCACTGTCCTCTGACACCGGTAGTAGTCCCCTGTGTAGCCCTGTTTTTGAGCGATTTTTCCTTTCACTTGGTACAGGAATGGAAGTGGATGGGGGAAGCTACAGGGACCCACAGCACTCAGGGACAGAGTCTTCCACACCGTACAGAGTGAAGGCTGAGAAAGACCAGCGCAACCGCCACAGGGTTAAATCAACACATGAGGAGGATCCGTATGCCTCCCCTGCTAAGAAAACTGGCAGGGGAGGTGCTGTGGGTAAACCCTACCGCAGGTACCCTAGTAGCACGAGTGGCTCTGAACTTTTTGAAGTGACTCCACTCTCGAAATCCCAGATGGCTGACTCGCCACAATATTTTGACGCAAACGGCCACCGTCGTTTTTTGGAAAAGATTGACCTGCCATCAGAATCTGAAGTGGATGATCCGTACGCTGCCGATAGTCCTGCACCACAGAGAAGCGTTGTCAAAAAACGCCTGCCTGTTGAGGTAGACCTAGTGTCAGAGTCTGAAGTAGAAGATCCGTACGCAGCGGAGAGTCCAAACCCTGTCACTCCTAGTGTAGACAAGGGTGTTTCCCTGGACACTAGTGCTTGGTCTGATACACCAGAGGCCTTGTCACCTGAGAGCACGTATTTGAGTCGATCGTTACAGTCTGACACTGAGAGTAACATCAGCAGGCGGAGCAGAACACCCAGAGGGGCTCGCAAACAGGTGTTTCGACGACTGATTTCAAGAACACCATCTGGCAGGCTGAAAGACAGCCCTGCTTTGCTAGAAGCTTACACCCAACTCACTCAGTCTCGGGGTCGCTGTAAGTCTTTTAGTGGCTTGTCTGACTGGTCTTTTGATTCCTACCCTGCTTCAGAGGTGGGTGCAGCTTCTGAACCTGGAGGTCTTTATCATCATTCTTCTCGTTCTACCCTGACTTCATCCCGTGAAGCTGTCCGTCAATCCCGTACTCGCTCCTTGGACCG encodes the following:
- the LOC136433575 gene encoding uncharacterized protein isoform X2, with protein sequence MASFNPFKHLKPQDREVRSSGDLHEMYKKMAAMIDLSHLSEEEKEKILQVLQRDEDLRKVEERRITRRKSELGSELEDADSKLKHEFQEVKKKSAVKPAEAQNSDKNCSRCQTAFGFFFDTGNPCPQCQHKVCNSCREFITPKKDKWLCALCNKQRLLKIETGEWFYETMDPKKKDLLFGTDLIRASLRRPRGRGRGRGRPQPVGDQIKPALTGSRERVQDVGRSPGRGRDRTAQHSPRRDGKTDPHSQNHLAPEESHTNFYRKIAEIDNGPALPARSSASLPRDTMMSRTSPRVSSDSGRSSPLLVGSNRNPSKPVPLNRRIQPSRKQMSLDDELHLVCAEEEKKTSRYHDVAFPKKSDTELLDELVSAGDYSTSESLVRRYSSDSTASYSSGPSSPQMSVRAWLNAQEAGPVHTTTDVPTPTTASETNSLQNFEDVPDNRPSNWNGSTNRDDLPLDPARGEYIDDGRSSTGHGHVQHHKEGSSTSSDNSETDVEQELSELLSEGQLLTPSLTAYPFGGAYSDPKSISPVHSLDNTVTAQSFDPVHFQSLDDQSKAGGLSLMPVSQDKVKHKRKGVASLPSTNVEESSLGGGRRSPSLSTPIPSRSGRYPRLQDMRSKILPERLPGAYEKPPPSPRINLQFGLQKLEEQKDMELKKKASERHSSAESAGSNQSNLEVDVPNIPEGEGAIVYPTVKSSNLLVTPKIRFSSSKSKSTENIGQQDKEETDNVNVMRPVVSSPDVTTLGLNNNDKVDQSVVERPENPISNAEREREEELENIPDRGRIPAKREYYSLVFDQDESKGAANAAGTSRDIWADVPRGSVSDASLSTIQEESEFEDPYAASCSSLDLPQGEVFADESKEEVRRKPYGARFGFRTIVEPDPWMDTVPRSRDSGQTPGGIRPNMSTNRECRQNAISATVDEPTFSKTVFRPLYCEPPSDVMEKTNSSAKKLSSINLTTESQSAIETSTGSTDESFEVLSPKEMSSSRIKCADEDFNDNIADEDFNDNIADEDFNDNIADEDFNDNIADKTNFEGKTDYIQKLPCDSENVAELVEEVNETRLRHHKETDPCSLSEVHLADHDLRDDLETNTDPETSTVVNKIETPHIEMETSQEQPENTPVKEETLCHLREDTPVDMNAAQGGHQKTLADCDASDSYIMTEPIEFHSDTLMEEELSGSLVVAEKGSESSYCANKVTAPSLDATEDVAEQIEPESDGNKTLSVESHDASLMVDVSATDELTWTIKRRPCSLNEGFLVGDNTFVELREEMNSDDHVKEGLTHSSFVEPHGEQAAEVELPHNKVPLTSEATLLTVKEAEVFSPEPDVNTLQQVLHEDDTEVDVDESLMHSVPHEVHTPAVFVHTMTGNDGLDLNEENLCSVEEAVESGCIPLKEMEKKSDLNSDVEEGHRESQPCELCSTTLLAEDIVDKSESDADVDISAYQVVVEERDLESSTGSVYVSTESYFVQTPSYETAPEESVYYDQVAEPAVTVVTIADTIADEKDNCTDNTPQTEKRSCPVPRPDSPVVCVETIFPSRKRQPAKSESDPEKKKRFSFSNLRHSFKRSGRDTGSHASPNLLSKHKRSTSAPSTLPLMPPAPLDLSDALSSDTGSSPLCSPVFERFFLSLGTGMEVDGGSYRDPQHSGTESSTPYRVKAEKDQRNRHRVKSTHEEDPYASPAKKTGRGGAVGKPYRRYPSSTSGSELFEVTPLSKSQMADSPQYFDANGHRRFLEKIDLPSESEVDDPYAADSPAPQRSVVKKRLPVEVDLVSESEVEDPYAAESPNPVTPSVDKGVSLDTSAWSDTPEALSPESTYLSRSLQSDTESNISRRSRTPRGARKQVFRRLISRTPSGRLKDSPALLEAYTQLTQSRGRCKSFSGLSDWSFDSYPASEVGAASEPGGLYHHSSRSTLTSSREAVRQSRTRSLDRSQALRHRVSPPISPTNTRPYRTASEEELGRPTLYADEPDRRAINATLPQGTRAEVDVHHHNEDRASRAHGTPPAKNRSIPTVAVEDSKEITRYPSSRDLGEFEDEDIDAYVRQYGSGSDKSASGSQRGSSLGASMSGSRESIMSYYSDAGDGYYGNIEITGDILLSLDYNFKNMVLAVNIKKCRDLAVADDKKKKSDPYVKTYLLPDKTKSGKRKTKVKKHTIKPTYDEVLKYSISPSELETRTLWASVWHNDMFGRNTFLGEVHLPLDNWDWDDRQARWYQLQMPVVPAGPKSTFQQYKGDLVISMKYVPSYKLLGGGGDTSRKGRRKGSPDRSSGEAGMGELHVFIKEARNLMAVRANGSSDPFVKGYLLPDKSKQSKQKTPYIKRNCNPTWNHTFVYKSVNPEELEQRCLELTVWDYDRMTSNDFLGGVRLSLGRVHAKTLVNLNASSEGNRLGQPIEWMDSQGEEITAWRTMLNKPNVWVDSCLLLRPSMDYRIRPSTPAPSTTS